The following proteins come from a genomic window of Canis aureus isolate CA01 chromosome 3, VMU_Caureus_v.1.0, whole genome shotgun sequence:
- the PLEKHG5 gene encoding pleckstrin homology domain-containing family G member 5 isoform X3, whose protein sequence is MGTGPGVSGRRAASRPGPGLPCGPGGRARDGEGQVCHHADCQQLHRRGPLNLCEACDSKFHSAMHYDGHVRFDLPPQGSILARNVSTRSCPPRTSPAVDLEEEEESSMDGKGDRKSTGLKLSKKARRRHTDDPSKECFTLKFDLNVDIETEIVPAMKKKSLGEVLLPVFERKGIALGKVDIYLDQSNTPLSLTFEAYRFGGHYLRVKARAGTPSLERVDPQSRRESLDILAPGRRRKNMSEFLGETSIPGQEASTPSSCSLPSGSSGGSDSWKNRAASRFSGFFSSGPSTSTFGREVDKMEQLEAKLHTYGLFGLPRLPRRLRFDHDSWEEEGDEEEEEDDACLWLEDSWRELIDGHEKLTRRQCHQQEAVWELLHTEVSYIKKLRVITNLFLCCLLNLQESGLLCEVEAERLFSNIPELARLHRGLWAGTMAPVLEKARRTRALLQPGDFLRGFKMFGSLFRPYIRYCMEEEGCMEYMRGLLRDNELFRAYVTWAEKHQQCQRLKLSDMLAKPHQRLTKYPLLLKSVLRKTDEPRAKEAVVTMIDSVERFIHHVNACMRQRQERQRLAAVVSRIDAYEVVEGSNDEVDKLLKEFLHLDLTAPIPGASPEETRQLLLEGSLRMKEGKDSKMDVYCFLFTDLLLVTKAVKKAERTKVIRPPLLVDKIVCRELRDPGSFLLIYLNEFHSAVGAYTFQASGQALCRGWVEAIYNAQNQLQQLRVQEHPGSQQPLQSLEEEDDEQEEEDEEDEDEEEEEGGGSSTSAASSPTILRKSSNSLNSQHCTSDGSTETLAMVVVEPGETLSSPEFEGGPFGSQSDETSLSTTASSVTPISELLPLGPVDGRSCSMDSAYGTLSPTSLQDFMAPAPVAEPLPRPPELPQAPSPLSSPRLRRRSPVQLLPRLPHLLKSKSEASLLQLLSGATTSGAPPAPSRSLSELCLAVAGRGTRTQGSSREPGPSWVRQGTPSPSSGPEPSKLEGRTSCLAGEPERPTRRSRDLPLGASPRVQPEPPPGISAQHRKLTLAQLYRIRTTLLLNSTLTASEV, encoded by the exons GTATGCCACCACGCTGACTGCCAGCAGCTACACCGCCGGGGACCCCTCAACCTCTGTGAAGCCTGTGACAGCAAGTTCCACAGTGCCATGCATTATGATGGGCACGTCCGCTTTGACCTGCCCCCACAAG GCTCTATCCTGGCCCGGAATGTGTCTACTCGGTCATGCCCCCCACGAACCAGCCCTGCAGTGGatttggaggaggaagaggaaagctCTATGGATGGCAAAGG GGACCGGAAGAGCACAGGCCTGAAACTCTCCAAGAAGGCAAGGAGGAGACACACAGAT GACCCAAGCAAGGAGTGCTTCACCTTGAAATTTGACCTGAACGTGGACATTGAGACAGAGATTGTACCGGCCATGAAGAAGAAGTCTCTGGG ggaggtgctGCTGCCAGTGTTTGAAAGGAAGGGCATTGCACTGGGCAAAGTGGATATCTACCTGGACCAGTCCAACACACCCCTGTCCCTCACCTTTGAGGCCTACCGGTTCGGGGGACACTACCTGCGGGTCAAAG CCAGGGCTGGGACCCCCTCCTTGGAACGTGTGGACCCCCAGAGCCGCCGGGAGAGCTTGGACATCCTG GCCCCTGGCCGCCGCCGCAAGAACATGTCGGAGTTCCTGGGGGAGACGAGCATCCCTGGCCAGGAGGCCTCCACACCTTCCAGCTGCTCTCTGCCCAGTGGCAGCAGCGGTGGCAGTGATAGCTGGAAGAATCGGGCAGCCAGTCGTTTCAGTGGCTTCTTCAGCTCGGGCCCCAGCACGAGCACCTTTGGCCGG GAAGTAGACAAGATGGAGCAGCTGGAGGCCAAACTGCACACCTACGGCCTCTTTGGGCTTCCCAGGCTGCCCCGGAGGCTGCGCTTTGACCATGACTcatgggaggaagagggggatgaggaggaagaggaggacgaCGCCTGCCTGTGGCTGGAGGACAGCTGGCGGGAGCTCATTGATGGGCATGAG AAGCTGACCAGGAGGCAGTGCCACCAGCAGGAGGCGGTGTGGGAGCTCCTGCATACAGAGGTCTCCTACATTAAGAAACTGAGGGTGATCACGAAC CTGTTCCTATGCTGCCTCCTGAACCTGCAAGAGTCGGGGCTGCTGTGCGAG GTGGAGGCGGAGCGTCTGTTCAGCAACATCCCGGAGCTGGCGCGGCTGCACCGCGGACTGTGGGCCGGCACGATGGCGCCGGTGCTGGAGAAGGCGCGGCGCACGCGGGCGCTGCTGCAGCCCGGGGACTTCCTCAGAGGCTTCAAGATG TTCGGCTCCCTCTTCAGGCCCTACATCCGATACTGCATGGAGGAGGAGGGCTGCATGGAGTACATGCGCGGCCTGCTGCGCGACAACGAGCTCTTCCGCGCCTACGTCACG TGGGCCGAGAAGCACCAGCAGTGCCAGCGGCTGAAGCTGAGCGACATGCTGGCCAAGCCCCACCAGCGCCTCACCAAGTACCCGCTGCTGCTCAAGTCGGTGCTGAGGAAGACCGACGAGCCGCGCGCCAAGGAGGCCGTCGTCACCATG atcGACTCGGTGGAGCGCTTCATCCACCACGTGAACGCGTGCATGCGGCAGCGGCAGGAGCGGCAGCGGCTGGCGGCGGTGGTGAGCCGCATCGACGCCTACGAGGTGGTGGAAGGCAGCAACGATGAGGTGGACAAG CTCCTGAAGGAGTTTCTGCATCTAGACCTTACAGCACCCATCCCTGGCGCCTCCCCTGAAGAAACACGACAGCTGCTGCTGGAGGGGAGCCTGAGGATGAAGGAGGGGAAGGACAGCAAG ATGGACGTATACTGCTTCCTCTTTACGGACCTACTTTTGGTGACCAAGGCAGTGAAGAAGGCTGAGAGGACCAAGGTCATCCGGCCACCACTGCTGGTGGACAAGATTGTGTGCCGAGAGCTTCGAGACCCTG GCTCCTTTCTCCTCATCTACCTGAACGAGTTCCACAGTGCTGTGGGTGCCTACACGTTCCAGGCCAGCGGCCAGGCTTTGTGCCGAGGCTGGGTGGAGGCCATTTACAACGCGCAG aACCAGCTGCAGCAGCTGCGTGTCCAGGAGCACCCAGGCAGCCAGCAGCCCCTGCagagcctggaggaggaggacgatgagcaggaggaggaggatgaagaggatgaggatgaggaagaggaggaaggcgGGGGGAGTAGCACTTCTGCCGCCAGCTCCCCCACCATTCTGCGCAAGAGCAGCAACAGTCTCAACTCCCAGCACTG CACCTCAGATGGCTCCACAGAGACCCTGGCCATGGTTGTGGTGGAGCCAGGGGAGACACTGTCCTCTCCTGAGTTCGAGGGTGGCCCCTTCGGCTCTCAGTCAGATGAGACCTCTCTCAGCACCACTGCCTCCTCTGTGACACCCATCAGCGAGCTGCTGCCCCTGGGCCCAGTGGATGGCCGCTCCTGTTCCATGGACTCCGCCTATGGCACCCTCTCCCCTACCTCCCTGCAAGACTTCATGGCCCCAGCCCCTGTCGCGGAGCCATTGCCACGGCCCCCAGAACTACCACAAGCCCCTTCACCCCTATCCTCcccccgcctccgccgccgcaGCCCTGTTCAGCTGCTGCCCCGTCTGCCCCACCTGCTCAAGTCCAAATCTGAGGCCAGCCTCCTCCAGCTGCTGTCAGGGGCCACCACCAGTGGagcgcccccagcccccagccgtAGCCTTTCAGAACTCTGCTTGGCTGTGGCAGGCCGTGGCACAAGGACTCAGGGTTCTTCTCGGGAACCTGGGCCCAGCTGGGTTCGCCAGGGGACACCAAGCCCTAGCAGTGGCCCCGAGCCATCAAAGCTGGAGGGCAGAACCAGCTGCCTGGCTGGGGAGCCCGAAAGACCCACCAGGAGGAGCAGAGACCTGCCCTTGGGGGCCTCGCCCAGGGTCCAGCCCGAGCCGCCTCCGGGGATCTCTGCCCAGCACCGGAAGCTGACACTAGCCCAGCTGTACCGAATCAGGACCACCCTGCTGCTTAACTCCACACTTACTGCCTC GGAGGTCTGA
- the PLEKHG5 gene encoding pleckstrin homology domain-containing family G member 5 isoform X1 — protein sequence MGTGPGVSGRRAASRPGPGLPCGPGGRARDGEGQVCHHADCQQLHRRGPLNLCEACDSKFHSAMHYDGHVRFDLPPQGSILARNVSTRSCPPRTSPAVDLEEEEESSMDGKGDRKSTGLKLSKKARRRHTDDPSKECFTLKFDLNVDIETEIVPAMKKKSLGEVLLPVFERKGIALGKVDIYLDQSNTPLSLTFEAYRFGGHYLRVKAKPGDEGKVEQGVKDSKSLSLPILRPARAGTPSLERVDPQSRRESLDILAPGRRRKNMSEFLGETSIPGQEASTPSSCSLPSGSSGGSDSWKNRAASRFSGFFSSGPSTSTFGREVDKMEQLEAKLHTYGLFGLPRLPRRLRFDHDSWEEEGDEEEEEDDACLWLEDSWRELIDGHEKLTRRQCHQQEAVWELLHTEVSYIKKLRVITNLFLCCLLNLQESGLLCEVEAERLFSNIPELARLHRGLWAGTMAPVLEKARRTRALLQPGDFLRGFKMFGSLFRPYIRYCMEEEGCMEYMRGLLRDNELFRAYVTWAEKHQQCQRLKLSDMLAKPHQRLTKYPLLLKSVLRKTDEPRAKEAVVTMIDSVERFIHHVNACMRQRQERQRLAAVVSRIDAYEVVEGSNDEVDKLLKEFLHLDLTAPIPGASPEETRQLLLEGSLRMKEGKDSKMDVYCFLFTDLLLVTKAVKKAERTKVIRPPLLVDKIVCRELRDPGSFLLIYLNEFHSAVGAYTFQASGQALCRGWVEAIYNAQNQLQQLRVQEHPGSQQPLQSLEEEDDEQEEEDEEDEDEEEEEGGGSSTSAASSPTILRKSSNSLNSQHCTSDGSTETLAMVVVEPGETLSSPEFEGGPFGSQSDETSLSTTASSVTPISELLPLGPVDGRSCSMDSAYGTLSPTSLQDFMAPAPVAEPLPRPPELPQAPSPLSSPRLRRRSPVQLLPRLPHLLKSKSEASLLQLLSGATTSGAPPAPSRSLSELCLAVAGRGTRTQGSSREPGPSWVRQGTPSPSSGPEPSKLEGRTSCLAGEPERPTRRSRDLPLGASPRVQPEPPPGISAQHRKLTLAQLYRIRTTLLLNSTLTASEV from the exons GTATGCCACCACGCTGACTGCCAGCAGCTACACCGCCGGGGACCCCTCAACCTCTGTGAAGCCTGTGACAGCAAGTTCCACAGTGCCATGCATTATGATGGGCACGTCCGCTTTGACCTGCCCCCACAAG GCTCTATCCTGGCCCGGAATGTGTCTACTCGGTCATGCCCCCCACGAACCAGCCCTGCAGTGGatttggaggaggaagaggaaagctCTATGGATGGCAAAGG GGACCGGAAGAGCACAGGCCTGAAACTCTCCAAGAAGGCAAGGAGGAGACACACAGAT GACCCAAGCAAGGAGTGCTTCACCTTGAAATTTGACCTGAACGTGGACATTGAGACAGAGATTGTACCGGCCATGAAGAAGAAGTCTCTGGG ggaggtgctGCTGCCAGTGTTTGAAAGGAAGGGCATTGCACTGGGCAAAGTGGATATCTACCTGGACCAGTCCAACACACCCCTGTCCCTCACCTTTGAGGCCTACCGGTTCGGGGGACACTACCTGCGGGTCAAAG CCAAGCCAGGGGATGAGGGAAAGGTGGAGCAGGGAGTGAAGGACTCCAAGTCCCTGAGTCTGCCAATCCTGCGGCCAGCCAGGGCTGGGACCCCCTCCTTGGAACGTGTGGACCCCCAGAGCCGCCGGGAGAGCTTGGACATCCTG GCCCCTGGCCGCCGCCGCAAGAACATGTCGGAGTTCCTGGGGGAGACGAGCATCCCTGGCCAGGAGGCCTCCACACCTTCCAGCTGCTCTCTGCCCAGTGGCAGCAGCGGTGGCAGTGATAGCTGGAAGAATCGGGCAGCCAGTCGTTTCAGTGGCTTCTTCAGCTCGGGCCCCAGCACGAGCACCTTTGGCCGG GAAGTAGACAAGATGGAGCAGCTGGAGGCCAAACTGCACACCTACGGCCTCTTTGGGCTTCCCAGGCTGCCCCGGAGGCTGCGCTTTGACCATGACTcatgggaggaagagggggatgaggaggaagaggaggacgaCGCCTGCCTGTGGCTGGAGGACAGCTGGCGGGAGCTCATTGATGGGCATGAG AAGCTGACCAGGAGGCAGTGCCACCAGCAGGAGGCGGTGTGGGAGCTCCTGCATACAGAGGTCTCCTACATTAAGAAACTGAGGGTGATCACGAAC CTGTTCCTATGCTGCCTCCTGAACCTGCAAGAGTCGGGGCTGCTGTGCGAG GTGGAGGCGGAGCGTCTGTTCAGCAACATCCCGGAGCTGGCGCGGCTGCACCGCGGACTGTGGGCCGGCACGATGGCGCCGGTGCTGGAGAAGGCGCGGCGCACGCGGGCGCTGCTGCAGCCCGGGGACTTCCTCAGAGGCTTCAAGATG TTCGGCTCCCTCTTCAGGCCCTACATCCGATACTGCATGGAGGAGGAGGGCTGCATGGAGTACATGCGCGGCCTGCTGCGCGACAACGAGCTCTTCCGCGCCTACGTCACG TGGGCCGAGAAGCACCAGCAGTGCCAGCGGCTGAAGCTGAGCGACATGCTGGCCAAGCCCCACCAGCGCCTCACCAAGTACCCGCTGCTGCTCAAGTCGGTGCTGAGGAAGACCGACGAGCCGCGCGCCAAGGAGGCCGTCGTCACCATG atcGACTCGGTGGAGCGCTTCATCCACCACGTGAACGCGTGCATGCGGCAGCGGCAGGAGCGGCAGCGGCTGGCGGCGGTGGTGAGCCGCATCGACGCCTACGAGGTGGTGGAAGGCAGCAACGATGAGGTGGACAAG CTCCTGAAGGAGTTTCTGCATCTAGACCTTACAGCACCCATCCCTGGCGCCTCCCCTGAAGAAACACGACAGCTGCTGCTGGAGGGGAGCCTGAGGATGAAGGAGGGGAAGGACAGCAAG ATGGACGTATACTGCTTCCTCTTTACGGACCTACTTTTGGTGACCAAGGCAGTGAAGAAGGCTGAGAGGACCAAGGTCATCCGGCCACCACTGCTGGTGGACAAGATTGTGTGCCGAGAGCTTCGAGACCCTG GCTCCTTTCTCCTCATCTACCTGAACGAGTTCCACAGTGCTGTGGGTGCCTACACGTTCCAGGCCAGCGGCCAGGCTTTGTGCCGAGGCTGGGTGGAGGCCATTTACAACGCGCAG aACCAGCTGCAGCAGCTGCGTGTCCAGGAGCACCCAGGCAGCCAGCAGCCCCTGCagagcctggaggaggaggacgatgagcaggaggaggaggatgaagaggatgaggatgaggaagaggaggaaggcgGGGGGAGTAGCACTTCTGCCGCCAGCTCCCCCACCATTCTGCGCAAGAGCAGCAACAGTCTCAACTCCCAGCACTG CACCTCAGATGGCTCCACAGAGACCCTGGCCATGGTTGTGGTGGAGCCAGGGGAGACACTGTCCTCTCCTGAGTTCGAGGGTGGCCCCTTCGGCTCTCAGTCAGATGAGACCTCTCTCAGCACCACTGCCTCCTCTGTGACACCCATCAGCGAGCTGCTGCCCCTGGGCCCAGTGGATGGCCGCTCCTGTTCCATGGACTCCGCCTATGGCACCCTCTCCCCTACCTCCCTGCAAGACTTCATGGCCCCAGCCCCTGTCGCGGAGCCATTGCCACGGCCCCCAGAACTACCACAAGCCCCTTCACCCCTATCCTCcccccgcctccgccgccgcaGCCCTGTTCAGCTGCTGCCCCGTCTGCCCCACCTGCTCAAGTCCAAATCTGAGGCCAGCCTCCTCCAGCTGCTGTCAGGGGCCACCACCAGTGGagcgcccccagcccccagccgtAGCCTTTCAGAACTCTGCTTGGCTGTGGCAGGCCGTGGCACAAGGACTCAGGGTTCTTCTCGGGAACCTGGGCCCAGCTGGGTTCGCCAGGGGACACCAAGCCCTAGCAGTGGCCCCGAGCCATCAAAGCTGGAGGGCAGAACCAGCTGCCTGGCTGGGGAGCCCGAAAGACCCACCAGGAGGAGCAGAGACCTGCCCTTGGGGGCCTCGCCCAGGGTCCAGCCCGAGCCGCCTCCGGGGATCTCTGCCCAGCACCGGAAGCTGACACTAGCCCAGCTGTACCGAATCAGGACCACCCTGCTGCTTAACTCCACACTTACTGCCTC GGAGGTCTGA
- the PLEKHG5 gene encoding pleckstrin homology domain-containing family G member 5 isoform X2, with product MDDQSLAEEKGLHCQNPGCMDRGRAAKVCHHADCQQLHRRGPLNLCEACDSKFHSAMHYDGHVRFDLPPQGSILARNVSTRSCPPRTSPAVDLEEEEESSMDGKGDRKSTGLKLSKKARRRHTDDPSKECFTLKFDLNVDIETEIVPAMKKKSLGEVLLPVFERKGIALGKVDIYLDQSNTPLSLTFEAYRFGGHYLRVKAKPGDEGKVEQGVKDSKSLSLPILRPARAGTPSLERVDPQSRRESLDILAPGRRRKNMSEFLGETSIPGQEASTPSSCSLPSGSSGGSDSWKNRAASRFSGFFSSGPSTSTFGREVDKMEQLEAKLHTYGLFGLPRLPRRLRFDHDSWEEEGDEEEEEDDACLWLEDSWRELIDGHEKLTRRQCHQQEAVWELLHTEVSYIKKLRVITNLFLCCLLNLQESGLLCEVEAERLFSNIPELARLHRGLWAGTMAPVLEKARRTRALLQPGDFLRGFKMFGSLFRPYIRYCMEEEGCMEYMRGLLRDNELFRAYVTWAEKHQQCQRLKLSDMLAKPHQRLTKYPLLLKSVLRKTDEPRAKEAVVTMIDSVERFIHHVNACMRQRQERQRLAAVVSRIDAYEVVEGSNDEVDKLLKEFLHLDLTAPIPGASPEETRQLLLEGSLRMKEGKDSKMDVYCFLFTDLLLVTKAVKKAERTKVIRPPLLVDKIVCRELRDPGSFLLIYLNEFHSAVGAYTFQASGQALCRGWVEAIYNAQNQLQQLRVQEHPGSQQPLQSLEEEDDEQEEEDEEDEDEEEEEGGGSSTSAASSPTILRKSSNSLNSQHCTSDGSTETLAMVVVEPGETLSSPEFEGGPFGSQSDETSLSTTASSVTPISELLPLGPVDGRSCSMDSAYGTLSPTSLQDFMAPAPVAEPLPRPPELPQAPSPLSSPRLRRRSPVQLLPRLPHLLKSKSEASLLQLLSGATTSGAPPAPSRSLSELCLAVAGRGTRTQGSSREPGPSWVRQGTPSPSSGPEPSKLEGRTSCLAGEPERPTRRSRDLPLGASPRVQPEPPPGISAQHRKLTLAQLYRIRTTLLLNSTLTASEV from the exons GTATGCCACCACGCTGACTGCCAGCAGCTACACCGCCGGGGACCCCTCAACCTCTGTGAAGCCTGTGACAGCAAGTTCCACAGTGCCATGCATTATGATGGGCACGTCCGCTTTGACCTGCCCCCACAAG GCTCTATCCTGGCCCGGAATGTGTCTACTCGGTCATGCCCCCCACGAACCAGCCCTGCAGTGGatttggaggaggaagaggaaagctCTATGGATGGCAAAGG GGACCGGAAGAGCACAGGCCTGAAACTCTCCAAGAAGGCAAGGAGGAGACACACAGAT GACCCAAGCAAGGAGTGCTTCACCTTGAAATTTGACCTGAACGTGGACATTGAGACAGAGATTGTACCGGCCATGAAGAAGAAGTCTCTGGG ggaggtgctGCTGCCAGTGTTTGAAAGGAAGGGCATTGCACTGGGCAAAGTGGATATCTACCTGGACCAGTCCAACACACCCCTGTCCCTCACCTTTGAGGCCTACCGGTTCGGGGGACACTACCTGCGGGTCAAAG CCAAGCCAGGGGATGAGGGAAAGGTGGAGCAGGGAGTGAAGGACTCCAAGTCCCTGAGTCTGCCAATCCTGCGGCCAGCCAGGGCTGGGACCCCCTCCTTGGAACGTGTGGACCCCCAGAGCCGCCGGGAGAGCTTGGACATCCTG GCCCCTGGCCGCCGCCGCAAGAACATGTCGGAGTTCCTGGGGGAGACGAGCATCCCTGGCCAGGAGGCCTCCACACCTTCCAGCTGCTCTCTGCCCAGTGGCAGCAGCGGTGGCAGTGATAGCTGGAAGAATCGGGCAGCCAGTCGTTTCAGTGGCTTCTTCAGCTCGGGCCCCAGCACGAGCACCTTTGGCCGG GAAGTAGACAAGATGGAGCAGCTGGAGGCCAAACTGCACACCTACGGCCTCTTTGGGCTTCCCAGGCTGCCCCGGAGGCTGCGCTTTGACCATGACTcatgggaggaagagggggatgaggaggaagaggaggacgaCGCCTGCCTGTGGCTGGAGGACAGCTGGCGGGAGCTCATTGATGGGCATGAG AAGCTGACCAGGAGGCAGTGCCACCAGCAGGAGGCGGTGTGGGAGCTCCTGCATACAGAGGTCTCCTACATTAAGAAACTGAGGGTGATCACGAAC CTGTTCCTATGCTGCCTCCTGAACCTGCAAGAGTCGGGGCTGCTGTGCGAG GTGGAGGCGGAGCGTCTGTTCAGCAACATCCCGGAGCTGGCGCGGCTGCACCGCGGACTGTGGGCCGGCACGATGGCGCCGGTGCTGGAGAAGGCGCGGCGCACGCGGGCGCTGCTGCAGCCCGGGGACTTCCTCAGAGGCTTCAAGATG TTCGGCTCCCTCTTCAGGCCCTACATCCGATACTGCATGGAGGAGGAGGGCTGCATGGAGTACATGCGCGGCCTGCTGCGCGACAACGAGCTCTTCCGCGCCTACGTCACG TGGGCCGAGAAGCACCAGCAGTGCCAGCGGCTGAAGCTGAGCGACATGCTGGCCAAGCCCCACCAGCGCCTCACCAAGTACCCGCTGCTGCTCAAGTCGGTGCTGAGGAAGACCGACGAGCCGCGCGCCAAGGAGGCCGTCGTCACCATG atcGACTCGGTGGAGCGCTTCATCCACCACGTGAACGCGTGCATGCGGCAGCGGCAGGAGCGGCAGCGGCTGGCGGCGGTGGTGAGCCGCATCGACGCCTACGAGGTGGTGGAAGGCAGCAACGATGAGGTGGACAAG CTCCTGAAGGAGTTTCTGCATCTAGACCTTACAGCACCCATCCCTGGCGCCTCCCCTGAAGAAACACGACAGCTGCTGCTGGAGGGGAGCCTGAGGATGAAGGAGGGGAAGGACAGCAAG ATGGACGTATACTGCTTCCTCTTTACGGACCTACTTTTGGTGACCAAGGCAGTGAAGAAGGCTGAGAGGACCAAGGTCATCCGGCCACCACTGCTGGTGGACAAGATTGTGTGCCGAGAGCTTCGAGACCCTG GCTCCTTTCTCCTCATCTACCTGAACGAGTTCCACAGTGCTGTGGGTGCCTACACGTTCCAGGCCAGCGGCCAGGCTTTGTGCCGAGGCTGGGTGGAGGCCATTTACAACGCGCAG aACCAGCTGCAGCAGCTGCGTGTCCAGGAGCACCCAGGCAGCCAGCAGCCCCTGCagagcctggaggaggaggacgatgagcaggaggaggaggatgaagaggatgaggatgaggaagaggaggaaggcgGGGGGAGTAGCACTTCTGCCGCCAGCTCCCCCACCATTCTGCGCAAGAGCAGCAACAGTCTCAACTCCCAGCACTG CACCTCAGATGGCTCCACAGAGACCCTGGCCATGGTTGTGGTGGAGCCAGGGGAGACACTGTCCTCTCCTGAGTTCGAGGGTGGCCCCTTCGGCTCTCAGTCAGATGAGACCTCTCTCAGCACCACTGCCTCCTCTGTGACACCCATCAGCGAGCTGCTGCCCCTGGGCCCAGTGGATGGCCGCTCCTGTTCCATGGACTCCGCCTATGGCACCCTCTCCCCTACCTCCCTGCAAGACTTCATGGCCCCAGCCCCTGTCGCGGAGCCATTGCCACGGCCCCCAGAACTACCACAAGCCCCTTCACCCCTATCCTCcccccgcctccgccgccgcaGCCCTGTTCAGCTGCTGCCCCGTCTGCCCCACCTGCTCAAGTCCAAATCTGAGGCCAGCCTCCTCCAGCTGCTGTCAGGGGCCACCACCAGTGGagcgcccccagcccccagccgtAGCCTTTCAGAACTCTGCTTGGCTGTGGCAGGCCGTGGCACAAGGACTCAGGGTTCTTCTCGGGAACCTGGGCCCAGCTGGGTTCGCCAGGGGACACCAAGCCCTAGCAGTGGCCCCGAGCCATCAAAGCTGGAGGGCAGAACCAGCTGCCTGGCTGGGGAGCCCGAAAGACCCACCAGGAGGAGCAGAGACCTGCCCTTGGGGGCCTCGCCCAGGGTCCAGCCCGAGCCGCCTCCGGGGATCTCTGCCCAGCACCGGAAGCTGACACTAGCCCAGCTGTACCGAATCAGGACCACCCTGCTGCTTAACTCCACACTTACTGCCTC GGAGGTCTGA